A single genomic interval of Megalobrama amblycephala isolate DHTTF-2021 linkage group LG15, ASM1881202v1, whole genome shotgun sequence harbors:
- the LOC125247355 gene encoding histone H4 has protein sequence MSGRGKGGKGLGKGGAKRHRKVLRDNIQGITKPAIRRLARRGGVKRISGLIYEETRGVLKVFLENVIRDAVTYTEHAKRKTVTAMDVVYALKRQGRTLYGFGG, from the coding sequence ATGTCTGGAAGAGGCAAAGGCGGTAAAGGGCTCGGAAAAGGAGGCGCCAAGCGTCACCGTAAAGTTCTGCGCGATAACATCCAGGGAATCACCAAGCCCGCCATCCGTCGTCTCGCTCGCCGTGGCGGTGTCAAGCGCATCTCCGGTCTGATCTACGAGGAGACCCGCGGAGTGTTGAAGGTGTTTCTGGAGAACGTCATCCGCGATGCCGTCACCTACACCGAGCACGCCAAGAGAAAGACCGTGACCGCCATGGATGTTGTGTACGCGCTGAAGCGACAGGGACGCACTCTGTACGGCTTCGGAGGTTAA
- the LOC125247346 gene encoding piggyBac transposable element-derived protein 4-like, with translation MARHARERALRMIVDSEEEFSFSSEDDEDVDDEGLHFEEGFDPAQDTFSDENVIPSRAPRREVAHKRRSVFNTVENLNECENDSDQIPVAKRARNSSWKAETDVDINPETLRFLPARKPGPQLSLADSHSPMSLFKLFFSESAVSNLCHNTNAQAARALAKGRKYSWTDVSIGEMYRYIGLVFYMAAVKMSSIADYWRQDSLFSLPLPATVMSRDRYRTISWNLHMSHPDADKENDKKRGTAEHDRLFRIKPLMDTIRLACKAFYHPKRNLAVKERLVACKANFGMTRFTKPKPTKLGFKFYVLSDTSNEYTVDFSVYTGKNSFPTGHGISYDAVMSLLDKKALGSGYHVYMDDFFTSPKLLTDLLAMKFGACGTYRDYRRGFPQSASNSLTKKSTRGSIRWIRDGPLVCVKWMDKKEVSVCSTIHAAYTGDRVQRKVKAQDTWRTKTFPCPSPVIAYNQHMVGADLSDQLLEYFTAQHKTMKWYRKVFLHFLDIAATNAFLLHKELHGNMTHKEFMEQLTAELCGVSQKEALKQTSIDHVPVPGAELTSDVRKIATTGRRICAHCKAVFGKKQQTPWKCQACDVHLCLQLNRNCFQEWHKDLAISEMEKVSIPEASSSGDEDRGTSSKDRTTFLGLSQAKAKRSM, from the exons ATGGCACGTCACGCACGCGAGCGAGCTCTCCGGATGATCGTAGACAGTGAGGAAGAATTCAGTTTTTCATCAGAAGACGACGAAGACGTTGATGATGAAGGCCTGCACTTTGAAGAGGGCTTTGATCCAGCGCAGGACACATTTTCTGATGA gaaTGTGATTCCTTCACGTGCACCTCGTAGAGAAGTGGCACACAAGCGTCGTTCAGTTTTCAACACGGTTGAGAATCTTAACGA ATGTGAGAATGACAGTGACCAGATACCTGTTGCAAAGAGAGCCAGGAATTCATCATGGAAAGCAGAAACTGATGTTGACATTAATCCAGAGACTCTGAGATTTCTGCCTGCGCGAAAACCTGGGCCGCAGTTGAGTCTCGCTGACTCTCACTCCCCTATGAGTCTTTTCAAACTGTTTTTCTCAGAGAGCGCCGTGTCAAATCTGTGCCACAACACAAACGCTCAGGCTGCCAGGGCACTTGCAAAGGGTCGCAAATACAGTTGGACAGATGTCAGTATTGGCGAGATGTACCGCTACATTGGACTCGTTTTCTACATGGCCGCGGTGAAGATGAGCTCCATCGCCGACTATTGGCGGCAGGACAGTCTTTTCTCTTTGCCACTTCCTGCCACAGTTATGTCAAGGGACAGATACCGCACCATTTCATGGAATTTGCACATGAGTCACCCAGATGCAGAcaaggaaaatgacaaaaagaggGGCACAGCTGAACATGACCGACTTTTCAGGATCAAACCTCTCATGGACACCATCCGTCTTGCGTGCAAAGCCTTCTATCATCCTAAAAGAAATTTAGCTGTCAAGGAAAGACTGGTGGCATGCAAAGCAAATTTTGGAATGACACGGTTCACGAAACCAAAGCCAACAAAGCTGGGCTTCAAGTTTTATGTCCTTTCTGACACATCAAATGAATATACTGTGGACTTCTCTGTGTACACGGGCAAGAACAGCTTTCCTACAGGCCATGGGATTTCATACGATGCTGTGATGTCTCTTCTGGACAAGAAAGCTTTGGGCTCTGGGTACCATGTTTACATGGATGATTTCTTTACAAGTCCAAAGCTCTTAACAGACCTGCTTGCTATGAAGTTTGGTGCTTGTGGGACTTACAGAGACTACAGGAGGGGCTTCCCACAGAGCGCATCTAATTCGCTGACCAAAAAGTCCACCAGGGGATCCATCAGGTGGATTCGGGATGGGCCTCTTGTGTGTGTGAAGTGGATGGACAAAAAAGAGGTGTCTGTTTGTTCCACCATTCATGCTGCCTATACAGGAGACCGTGTGCAAAGAAAAGTGAAAGCACAAGATACATGGAGGACAAAGACTTTTCCGTGTCCCTCACCTGTGATTGCGTACAACCAGCACATGGTGGGTGCTGACCTGTCCGATCAGCTGTTGGAGTATTTCACTGCACAGCACAAAACCATGAAATGGTACAGAAAAGTCTTTCTACACTTCTTGGACATTGCTGCCACCAACGCTTTCTTATTGCACAAGGAGCTACACGGCAACATGACGCACAAGGAGTTTATGGAGCAGCTTACTGCAGAGCTCTGTGGTGTGTCTCAGAAAGAAGCACTGAAACAGACCAGTATTGACCACGTGCCGGTTCCAGGAGCTGAGCTGACCTCGGATGTCAGAAAAATTGCCACTACTGGTCGCCGCATATGTGCGCATTGCAAAGCAGTGTTTGGCAAGAAGCAACAGACACCTTGGAAATGTCAGGCATGTGACGTTCACTTGTGTCTTCAGTTGAACAGGAATTGTTTCCAGGAATGGCACAAAG acTTGGCTATATCTGAGATGGAAAAGGTCTCTATCCCTGAGGCTAGCAGCAGTGGAGATGAGGATCGAGGAACCTCCAGCAAAGACAGAACAACTTTTCTTGGGCTATCACAAGCAAAGGCAAAAAGAAGCATGTGA
- the LOC125247354 gene encoding histone H2B, with protein sequence MPEPAKSAPKKGSKKAVTKTAGKGGKKRKRSRKESYAIYVYKVLKQVHPDTGISSKAMGIMNSFVNDIFERIAGESSRLAHYNKRSTITSREIQTAVRLLLPGELAKHAVSEGTKAVTKYTSSK encoded by the coding sequence ATGCCTGAACCAGCAAAGTCCGCGCCTAAGAAGGGCTCCAAGAAGGCCGTCACGAAGACCGCCGGTAAGGGAGGAAAGAAGCGCAAGAGGTCCAGGAAGGAGAGCTACGCTATCTACGTCTACAAAGTCCTGAAGCAGGTTCATCCTGACACCGGCATCTCTTCCAAGGCGATGGGTATCATGAACTCTTTCGTCAACGACATCTTCGAGCGCATCGCCGGTGAGTCGTCTCGTCTCGCTCATTACAACAAGCGCTCCACCATCACTTCTAGAGAGATCCAGACCGCTGTGCGTCTGCTGTTGCCCGGAGAGCTGGCCAAGCACGCCGTGTCCGAGGGTACCAAGGCCGTCACCAAGTACACCAGCTCCAAGTAG
- the LOC125247352 gene encoding histone H2A, whose protein sequence is MSGRGKTGGKARAKAKTRSSRAGLQFPVGRVHRLLRKGNYAERVGAGAPVYLAAVLEYLTAEILELAGNAARDNKKTRIIPRHLQLAVRNDEELNKLLGGVTIAQGGVLPNIQAVLLPKKTEKPAKAK, encoded by the coding sequence ATGAGTGGCAGAGGCAAAACCGGAGGCAAAGCAAGAGCGAAGGCTAAGACTCGCTCATCCAGAGCAGGACTGCAGTTCCCCGTCGGCCGTGTTCACAGGCTTCTCCGCAAAGGCAACTACGCCGAGCGCGTTGGTGCTGGTGCTCCTGTTTATTTGGCGGCTGTGCTCGAGTATCTTACCGCTGAGATCCTGGAGTTGGCTGGAAATGCCGCTCGGGACAACAAGAAGACCCGCATCATCCCCCGTCATCTGCAGCTGGCGGTGCGCAACGACGAAGAGTTGAACAAACTTCTGGGCGGAGTGACCATCGCTCAGGGTGGTGTGCTGCCCAACATCCAGGCTGTGCTGCTGCCCAAGAAGACCGAGAAACCAGCCAAGGCCAAATAA